Sequence from the Nitrincola iocasae genome:
GCCCTGCCGATGGTGTCAGAAACCGCACTGCCTTGCCTGTTGAATAGCCTGATACTGAATGCACGCGAGCATTTTGATCAGGAAGAACGCTTTATGCTGGTGACCGGCTATCCTGGCTATGAGTCACACCGCCGACAGCATCAGGCGTTACTGAAAATGCTGGATGACTATCACCAACAATTACAGCATCAGACAGGACCCGATGCGCTCACACTGCACAGCCAGTTGTGCCTTTGGCAGGATGAGCACCAGCAAAACTGGGATGACCCGCTGGCGCAATATCTGCGCCATGCTCACTGCTGGCATCCGCATGAACAGGTGGTGCTTAGTCTAGAAAGTTGATTGACTTTCAACCACCTGAATCAGTTTGTCCAAAAGGGGTGAACGGAAGCGTTCAGCTGGATAAACGAGACTGGAGAGGAAAGCGTAGGGCGTATCGACAACTGGCTGCTCGTATAGCTGACCTGTCGCCAGGTCAGCCTCAACAACGCAGCGCGGTAGCAGTCCGATACCCATGTCAGCAAACAGACAACGACGGATGACTTCAACGTTTGCAAAGGATTGCCGAGGTTTTAGTTGTAATCCCTGGCTGCGAAAATGTGCTTCGGCACGCACTCGGTAGGTACATCCCGGCTCTGTCGTGATTAGGGGCTGTTCAGCTAATTGCGCCAGGGTGAGTGCGGTGTTCTGAAGCCGTTGGTGATGGCAGACAAAAATCACCTCTTCAGTATGCAGTGGATGCTGGATCCAGTCATGACTAGATGCCAAAGACTGTGTCACTAAAATGGCAGCATCCAGTTCGCCCTGTTCAAAGGCGCGGCTATAATCAAACGGTTCATGGGTGAGTAGCAGTTCAATGCCCGGCGCCTCTTGCTGAAGCGCATCAATTAATGCGGGTAAACGGTAGATGCATATTGAGCTGGGTGCAAAAACGCGCAACTGACCTTGAGCTTCATTAATAAAATGCTGTGCCCGGTAGCGAATTTCGTCGGCCTGAAGGATAAAACTTCGAAAAGCCGCTTCCAACTGGTGTGTTGCCGCCGTTGGCACTAAGCCGCGGCCAGCACTAGCAAAGAGCTGTATACCTAATTCGCTGGAAAGCTCTTTTAACTGTGCCGAGACACTGGACGGCGCAAGATGCAAGACCTTAGCTGCTGCCTGAACGCTGCCTAAATCGAGCACTTTTAATAAGCTACGTATTTGTTTAGGTGTCATTGTTCGAAAATACCATTGAATATGTTTTAAATAATTCGCTTTTGTTGTCCAGTATAACGGATTAGTCTGAAAACTCATTCATTACCTAAGTCATCAAGGAGCGTCAGATGCACCTCTATATAGCCTATAAGAACTACTCGTCCTGGTCTTTGAGACCCTGGCTGGCAATGAAAGTGGCCGGTATTCCCTTTGCAGAAACGCTGCTGCCTTTCGCGCATGGCAACAGCTTAAAGCAGTTCAGTGAACAGCATGGGTTACCCGCACAGGTGCCTGTACTCATCGTGGAAGACCTGGTTATTTGGGATAGCCTGGCCATTTTAGAGTACCTGGCAGAGTGTTATCCAGAGCGGCAGTTATGGCCTGAGTCTGGTGCACTGCGTGCTTTGGCACGCTCTGCTG
This genomic interval carries:
- a CDS encoding bacteriohemerythrin; translated protein: MTDMTATLRLQHYNLPAMDRAHHHFTALLGALPMVSETALPCLLNSLILNAREHFDQEERFMLVTGYPGYESHRRQHQALLKMLDDYHQQLQHQTGPDALTLHSQLCLWQDEHQQNWDDPLAQYLRHAHCWHPHEQVVLSLES
- a CDS encoding LysR family transcriptional regulator; its protein translation is MTPKQIRSLLKVLDLGSVQAAAKVLHLAPSSVSAQLKELSSELGIQLFASAGRGLVPTAATHQLEAAFRSFILQADEIRYRAQHFINEAQGQLRVFAPSSICIYRLPALIDALQQEAPGIELLLTHEPFDYSRAFEQGELDAAILVTQSLASSHDWIQHPLHTEEVIFVCHHQRLQNTALTLAQLAEQPLITTEPGCTYRVRAEAHFRSQGLQLKPRQSFANVEVIRRCLFADMGIGLLPRCVVEADLATGQLYEQPVVDTPYAFLSSLVYPAERFRSPLLDKLIQVVESQSTF